Below is a genomic region from Falsibacillus pallidus.
CTATGATACATCCGGTCTTCTCCTTTTGACAAATGACGGAGAATTTGCAAATGCCATCATGCATCCAAGGTATGAAATTCCAAAGACATATGTAGCGAGGCTAAAAGGGCTGCCAAGCAGGGAAGCTATCAAAAAATTGGAACATGGAATCATGCTCGAAGATGGCAAAACAGCTCCGGCAAAGGTGAAAGTTACATCGTTTGATAAAAAAATGAATAAAGCCATCGTTGAAATCACAATCCATGAGGGCAGGAACAGACAGGTAAGAAGGATGTTTGAAGCCATTGGCCATCCTGTATCCAAGCTGAAGCGCGAAAAGCTGGCCTTCCTTACATTGCACGGATTGAATGCAGGGGAAGCAAGGGAATTGTCCCCGCATGAAGTTAAACTTCTCCGTACACTTTCAGAGACAGGGTCGATCAAATAATTCATTCTTCATAAAAGTGTCACATATCCAATTAATCCAAAAACCGTTAATAATGATATAATTAGGAGCAAAATGTGACCGATTACATCAAGGAGGAAGGTATAATGGCGCAAAGCAAGCAGCAGAGGCTTTGGATCCGGACGGCCATTTTGGTTGTCCTCATTGCGGCAGTGGCATACACATTATATGCAAACTTCACCAAAGAAGAACGAGGTCAGCTGAAGGCAGGAGACAAGGCGCCTGATTTCTCGTTAGTAGATATGAATGGAAATAAACACAGACTATCAGAGTATAAGGGAAAAGGGGTATTCCTTAACTTCTGGGGAACATGGTGTGATCCATGTAAAAGGGAAATGCCTTTTATGGACAATCAATATAAGGAATTTAAAGATCAAGGCGTAGAGGTCTTGGCAGTCAATGTCGGCGAGTCCCAATTTTTGATCAATAATTTTATTAAGAGGTACGGACTTACGTTTCCAGTTGTGGTGGATAAAAATAAAGATGTCCAAACCGCCTATGGTATTGATCCGCTTCCAACTACCTTCTTAATCAATCCGAAAGGTGAAATAGTAGATATCATCAAAGGAACGATGACGGAAGAAGATGTCAAGAAAGATATGGAGCGTATTAAACCTTAAATTAAGGGAGTAGTTTGAAATGAAAGATATCAAATGTGAATGCGGGCACGTCAATCCGCATGGCACCGTACTCTGTGAAGCGTGCGGACGAGCTCTTACCGAGGAAGCAAAAAATGACCGGCTGCATGATATGAGGTATGAAGGAAGTGCCAGAAGGTCCCAGGTCTATAACAAGACGATTATCGACAAGATATGGAACTTCTTCTCCTCTGTTAAGGTAGGGGTATGGCTTATTGTCGTGACGCTCATAGCCTCGGCATTAGGAACGATTTTCCCTCAGCAAATGTATATCCCTCCAACAGTGGACCCTGCAGATTATTATAAAGATACATACGGCTGGCTTGGAGATGCTTATTATACACTTGGATTCAATAATCTATACAGCTCCTGGTGGTATTTGATTTTAATCGCATCCATCGGGATTTCTCTTGTGATTTGCAGTCTCGACAGGGTCATCCCATTATATAAAGCGCTTAAAAAACAGCGGGTCACCAGGCATGAAGGCTTTTTAAAAAGACAGCGCGTCTTTGGGATTTCGGAAGTGAGCAATCTTGAAGAAGATATGAAAACAGCTGCAGGTAAGCTCAAGGAAAAAAGGTATTCCATTCGTGAAGAAAACGGAAACATCCTTGCTGAAAAAGGAAGGTTTTCCCGCTGGGGTCCATACATCAATCATATAGGGCTTATCATTTTCCTGATTGGCGCCATGCTTCGCTTCATACCGGGCATGTACGTAGATAAAGTGGTCTGGATTCGTGAAGGGGAGACCAAGGTTCTTCCAGGCACGCACGAAAAATACTATCTGAAAAATAAGAAATTCATTTTGCAGACATACGATAAGCAAAATGATTCTGCTGTATTTGATCAAGCCATTGACAGGGTTGGAACCATTGCCAAAAACTATCAATCAAATGTTGAATTGTATAAAAGGGAAGATGGGGAAGTCCCTGGGGAAACAAATCTGAAAAAAGTTAAATCCAAACAGATCAAGGTTAATCAGCCGCTTACATTTGATAAGTATGCAGTTTATCAAGTGGACTTTAAAATGGATGAATTTCAGGCTATGTATTTTGATCTGACTAGTAAAGAAACAGGAGATAAATTCGGCAACATTAAGGTCGATTTATTCAATCCGAAAGATTCTTATAACCTGAAAAATGGATATAAAATCGAACTGATGGGCTATTATCCTGACTTCTCAGGATTTTCAAAAGAGGGAGAACCTCAAACAAAGTCTCCTGTTCCAAACAATCCTGCATTTCTTTTTAATATGATTTCTCCTGAACATCCAGATGGAGAAGTAAGTTTTGTAGCTATTAAACAAAATGTAGAACCTTTTGGCAAGAATGAATACAAAATGTCATTTGCCGGCATCGATACCCGCAATGTATCTGCTCTATCTGTTAAAAAAGACCTGACTCTATGGGTGATTGCCATTGGTGGAATCATATTTATGATCGGGGTCATTCAAGGGGCATATTGGAACCACAGAAGAATCTGGCTTCAGCGTAAAGGCGGAAAAGTCTTGGTGAGCGGCCATACAAATAAAAATTGGTTCGGATTAAAAAAAGATATCGCCTACGTTTTGAATGAAACTTCAATAGCTGAACCAGTCGATCAGCTGCAGGAAAAGGAAATAGATAAGGAATAATTGAAAAGGGAGGGATCCAGTTATGACGAATTTAGTAGACGTAAGCAGCAACCTTCTGTATTTAGCGTTTATCATGTATCTAATCGGTACTTTTTTCTTTGGGGGATCCATTCGTTCTAAACATGGGGTCGCAAAGGATTTATCCAAACTGAATACATGGGGTAAAATTGCCATTACGATCACCGTCATTGGATTCGCAGCACAAATTGGGTACTTCATAACAAGATGGATTGCATCAGGACATGCACCCGTCAGTGATCTGTTTGAATTTACAACATTCTTCGGTATGATGCTTGTTGGTGCATTCATTATAATTTTCTTCATTTATCGGACAGCTGTATTGGGATTGTTTGCATTGCCGATTGCCCTTCTGGTCATTGCCTATGCAAGTATGTTCCCGAAGGAAGTCAGCCCATTGATTCCTGCGCTGCAAAGTGATTGGCTTCATATCCACGTTACTACTGCTGCAGCCGGAGAAGCAATTCTAGCCATTAGTTTTGCAGCTGGCTTGATTTATCTTGTAAAGAATATCGACCAATCAAAGAGAAGCAAGAAAACATTCTGGCTTGAGGCTGTTCTATTTGGACTCATTGCCGTACTGGGATTTGTGGCTGTAACCACAACCTTCTCATTAATGGATTATAAAGCTTCATTTAATTGGGTTGATCGAAGCGGTGCAGAAAAAGTCATGGACTATAATGTACCTCCACTTGTCGGTCCGCATGATGGAAAGTTGACGACTGCAGGCCGCATGGATCCGTGGGTGGAACTTCCTGCTTTCTTCAATGCCATGAAGTTCAATACAGTAATCTGGTCGTTAGGCGGTGGAATCGTTCTTTATTTAATCCTTCGTCTGATCCTTCGTAAACGAATCGGCGCCGCATTGCAGCCATTGGCTAAAAACGTGAAATCGGATTTACTTGATGAGATTGGATACCGTTCTGTATTGATTGGCTTCCCTGTATTCACACTTGGGGCGTTGATATTCGCCATGATCTGGGCTCAAATGGCTTGGACAAGATATTGGGGATGGGATCCGAAAGAAGTATGGGCCCTCATCACATTCTTGTTTTATGCAGCATTCCTTCATCTGCGCATGTCTAAAGGATGGCATGGTGAAAAATCTGCATGGCTTGCTGTAATTGGGTTCGCCATCATCATGTTTAATCTAGTTGCCGTTAACCTAGTCATTGCAGGACTGCATTCATACGCATAATAAAATAAACAAATAATTTCAGACTGGATGAAGCTTCTGGTCATCGGTCTGAAGCCTTCACTTTAAGTGGAGGCTTTTTTCGAATACAATAAAGGAAATAAGATTGAATAGGAGGATACATATGGAACAGGATATTCGATTGTTGGTTGTGGACGATGAAGAAAGAATTCGAAAGCTGATCAAAATGTATTTAGAGAGGGAAAAATATATAATCGATGAAGCTGAGAACGGTGAAGAAGCATTGGAAATGGCATTGAATAACGATTATGACTGCATTTTGCTGGATTTGATGCTGCCGGGAAAAGATGGTATTGAAGTCTGCCGGGAGCTTCGGGAGAAAAAATCTACTCCTGTCATCATGTTGACCGCTAAAGGAGAAGAAGCGAACAGGGTACAGGGCTTTGAAGTGGGAACCGATGATTATATTGTTAAGCCGTTCAGTCCAAGAGAAGTAGTTCTTCGGGTGAAAGCCCTTCTTAGGCGTTCAGCAAGCGTTAACTTTAACCAATCACAGACCATGTCAAAGGATGTCATTGTTTATCCTCACCTGACGATTGATAATGATGCCCATAGAGTGACTGCGGATGATATCGAAGTCAATTTGACGCCAAAAGAATATGAACTGCTGTATTTCCTCGCAAAAGCCCCTGATAAGGTCTATGACAGGGAACACCTTTTGAAAGAAGTTTGGCATTATGAGTTTTTCGGAGATTTAAGAACGGTGGATACCCATGTGAAAAGGCTGAGAGAAAAGCTCAATAAAGTCTCTGAGCAAGCCGCTAAGATGATTGTCACTGTATGGGGAGTAGGCTACAAGTTCGAGGTAGTGAATGAATGAGGCTTTGGCGAAGCGTAGTAGGGAAGCTGTGGATGACCATCCTGCTCCTTGTTTCATTTGTATTATTCATCCTTACAATCCTTCTTCTTGAGTTTTTTGAAGGATACCATGTGAAACAGGTTGAGAATGATCTAACCGCTACAGTAAAGAAGATCGCTTATATCATGGAAGAGCACGGAAACAATGAAATCGGGTTAGAAATCGCTTGGGAGATAGCAGATAAGCCTGCTCATGTAATGGTGCTGATGGACGGGAAGAAAACTTATTTTTCCCCTGGTACGAAGAAATCAGAAAAAATCCCCCTTGCTACTGTACTTAAGGACAAGGAGCTCATGAAAACTGTTACCGAGGATAAAATGGTAAAAAAAGAAATGAGCCTCATGGGATCGCAGTCCAATGAAAGCCGTTATGAAAATATCATCATCATTGGTGTGCCCCTGCATATGAAAGGACACCAAACCGGTGCGGTCTATATCTATCAATCACTTGGCGTCATCAAAGAAACAACGCAGCAGACCACTAGGCTGATACTGCTTTCGGCGGGGATTGCCATCATTTTGACGACCATTTTTGCTTTCTTTTTATCTACGAGGATCACTGCCCCTTTGAGAAAGATGCGGGAAGCTGTATTTGAAGTCGCCAGAGGGAAGTTTGATACAAAGGTACCCATACTGACACATGATGAAATAGGCGAGCTGGCTACTGCCTTTAATCAGATGGGACGCCAATTGAAAATCAACTTGAATGCCCTCAATCAGGAAAAAGAGCAGCTTTCAAGTATATTGAGCAGTATGGCTGACGGTGTCATCACATTCAATCGCGATGGCACGGTTTTGATAACAAATCCTCCTGCTGAGCGGTTTTTGCAGCAATGGTACTATGAACAAGGTGAAAATGGGGACCATGCAGCACCAATCCGGGTTTTGGAGCTCCTCAATAAGGTCATCGATACCGAAATGGAACAGACCGGGGAATTGATGCTCCAAGGAAGATATTATGTAGTCGTGGTCAGCCCGCTATATAATCAGCAAAATGTAAGGGGAGCGGTTGCTGTCGTAAGGGATATGTCGGAAGAAAGACAGCTGGATAAACTCCGCAAGGATTTCATTGCAAATGTATCGCATGAATTGAGGACGCCTATTGCCATGCTTCAAGGGTATAGCGAAGCAATCATAGACGATATTGCCAGCACTGAGGATGAGAAAAAAGAAATTGCAAAAATCATTTATGATGAATCTTTAAGAATGGGAAGGCTAGTGAATGAACTGCTTGATTTGGCACGAATGGAAGCGGGGCATATTTCCTTAAATAAAGAACCGGTTGATTTCAAGCCTTTTCTTGAACGAGTGACTAATAAATTTCAAGGTCTTGCACGGGAGAAAAAGATAGAATTGACTGTAAGCCTCAAACATGAAATAGAGTGGTTTGAATTTGATCCGGATCGGATAGAGCAAGTTTTGACGAATTTAATCGATAATGCGATTCGACATACACCTGAAGGGGGACGTGTGGAGGTCGTTCAGAAAAACCGTACACACGGGATAACCATTGATGTAAAGGATACCGGATCCGGTATACCTCAAGAAGATCTTCCTTTTGTTTTTGAACGCTTTTATAAAGCAGATAAAGCCAGGACCAGAGGGCGCTCAGGAACAGGCCTTGGTTTAGCGATTGCTAAAAATATCATTGATGCCCATAAAGGACAGATATCCGTTCAAAGCAAAGTCGGACATGGGACGACATTTTCTTTCTTTTTGCCAAGAACAAAGTGAAAATCCTGAAGAATGATGACGGTTAATCTTGTTTCATGAGAAA
It encodes:
- a CDS encoding pseudouridine synthase, with protein sequence MERLQKVIAHAGIASRRKAEELIVKGKVKVNGQVVKELGTKVSGNDRIEVEGVQIESEEKVYYLFYKPRAVISAASDDKGRQVVTDFFPHISQRIYPIGRLDYDTSGLLLLTNDGEFANAIMHPRYEIPKTYVARLKGLPSREAIKKLEHGIMLEDGKTAPAKVKVTSFDKKMNKAIVEITIHEGRNRQVRRMFEAIGHPVSKLKREKLAFLTLHGLNAGEARELSPHEVKLLRTLSETGSIK
- the resA gene encoding thiol-disulfide oxidoreductase ResA; translated protein: MAQSKQQRLWIRTAILVVLIAAVAYTLYANFTKEERGQLKAGDKAPDFSLVDMNGNKHRLSEYKGKGVFLNFWGTWCDPCKREMPFMDNQYKEFKDQGVEVLAVNVGESQFLINNFIKRYGLTFPVVVDKNKDVQTAYGIDPLPTTFLINPKGEIVDIIKGTMTEEDVKKDMERIKP
- the resB gene encoding cytochrome c biogenesis protein ResB yields the protein MKDIKCECGHVNPHGTVLCEACGRALTEEAKNDRLHDMRYEGSARRSQVYNKTIIDKIWNFFSSVKVGVWLIVVTLIASALGTIFPQQMYIPPTVDPADYYKDTYGWLGDAYYTLGFNNLYSSWWYLILIASIGISLVICSLDRVIPLYKALKKQRVTRHEGFLKRQRVFGISEVSNLEEDMKTAAGKLKEKRYSIREENGNILAEKGRFSRWGPYINHIGLIIFLIGAMLRFIPGMYVDKVVWIREGETKVLPGTHEKYYLKNKKFILQTYDKQNDSAVFDQAIDRVGTIAKNYQSNVELYKREDGEVPGETNLKKVKSKQIKVNQPLTFDKYAVYQVDFKMDEFQAMYFDLTSKETGDKFGNIKVDLFNPKDSYNLKNGYKIELMGYYPDFSGFSKEGEPQTKSPVPNNPAFLFNMISPEHPDGEVSFVAIKQNVEPFGKNEYKMSFAGIDTRNVSALSVKKDLTLWVIAIGGIIFMIGVIQGAYWNHRRIWLQRKGGKVLVSGHTNKNWFGLKKDIAYVLNETSIAEPVDQLQEKEIDKE
- the ccsB gene encoding c-type cytochrome biogenesis protein CcsB — encoded protein: MTNLVDVSSNLLYLAFIMYLIGTFFFGGSIRSKHGVAKDLSKLNTWGKIAITITVIGFAAQIGYFITRWIASGHAPVSDLFEFTTFFGMMLVGAFIIIFFIYRTAVLGLFALPIALLVIAYASMFPKEVSPLIPALQSDWLHIHVTTAAAGEAILAISFAAGLIYLVKNIDQSKRSKKTFWLEAVLFGLIAVLGFVAVTTTFSLMDYKASFNWVDRSGAEKVMDYNVPPLVGPHDGKLTTAGRMDPWVELPAFFNAMKFNTVIWSLGGGIVLYLILRLILRKRIGAALQPLAKNVKSDLLDEIGYRSVLIGFPVFTLGALIFAMIWAQMAWTRYWGWDPKEVWALITFLFYAAFLHLRMSKGWHGEKSAWLAVIGFAIIMFNLVAVNLVIAGLHSYA
- a CDS encoding response regulator transcription factor, which encodes MEQDIRLLVVDDEERIRKLIKMYLEREKYIIDEAENGEEALEMALNNDYDCILLDLMLPGKDGIEVCRELREKKSTPVIMLTAKGEEANRVQGFEVGTDDYIVKPFSPREVVLRVKALLRRSASVNFNQSQTMSKDVIVYPHLTIDNDAHRVTADDIEVNLTPKEYELLYFLAKAPDKVYDREHLLKEVWHYEFFGDLRTVDTHVKRLREKLNKVSEQAAKMIVTVWGVGYKFEVVNE
- a CDS encoding ATP-binding protein is translated as MRLWRSVVGKLWMTILLLVSFVLFILTILLLEFFEGYHVKQVENDLTATVKKIAYIMEEHGNNEIGLEIAWEIADKPAHVMVLMDGKKTYFSPGTKKSEKIPLATVLKDKELMKTVTEDKMVKKEMSLMGSQSNESRYENIIIIGVPLHMKGHQTGAVYIYQSLGVIKETTQQTTRLILLSAGIAIILTTIFAFFLSTRITAPLRKMREAVFEVARGKFDTKVPILTHDEIGELATAFNQMGRQLKINLNALNQEKEQLSSILSSMADGVITFNRDGTVLITNPPAERFLQQWYYEQGENGDHAAPIRVLELLNKVIDTEMEQTGELMLQGRYYVVVVSPLYNQQNVRGAVAVVRDMSEERQLDKLRKDFIANVSHELRTPIAMLQGYSEAIIDDIASTEDEKKEIAKIIYDESLRMGRLVNELLDLARMEAGHISLNKEPVDFKPFLERVTNKFQGLAREKKIELTVSLKHEIEWFEFDPDRIEQVLTNLIDNAIRHTPEGGRVEVVQKNRTHGITIDVKDTGSGIPQEDLPFVFERFYKADKARTRGRSGTGLGLAIAKNIIDAHKGQISVQSKVGHGTTFSFFLPRTK